The Streptomyces cathayae DNA segment CGCGGCGGCCGTCGGGTAGTCGAGGACGCGCAGGAACTGCATCTGGATCACGTTGCCGACCATGCGGGTGTCGGTGGAGCCGAGCAGGTCCGCGTTGATGTAGTCGCCGGTGGCCGGGATGAAGGTCAGCAGCGTGCCGGAGACGACGCCCGGCATCGACAGCGGGAAGGTGACCCTGCGGAAGGTGGTCGAGGGCCTGGCGTACAGGTCGTTCGCCGCCTCGTGCAGCCGCGGGTCGATGCGCTCCAGCGAGGTGTAGAGCGGCAGGATCATGAACGGCAGGAAGTTGTACGTCAGACCGCAGACGACGGCGAGCGGCGTGGCCAGCACCCGGTCGCCCGCCGTCCAGCCGAGCCAGGCGGTGACGTCCAGGACGTGCAGGGTGTTCAGGGCGTCGACCACCGGGCCGCCGTCGGCGAGGATCGTCTTCCAGGCGAGGGTGCGGATCAGGAAACTGGTGAAGAACGGCGCGATCACCAGGATCATGATCAGGTTCCGCCAGCGTCCCGCGCGGAAGGCGATCAGATACGCCAGCGGATAGCCGAGCAGCAGGCACAGCACGGTCGCGGAGGCCGCGTAGAGCACCGAGCGGACGAACTGCGGCCAGTACGTGGACAGTGCGTCCCCGTAGACGGCGAAGTTCCAGGTGACCCGGTAGCCCTCCTCCAGGGACCCCGTCTGGACGGAGGTGGAGGCCTGGTAGATCACCGGCAGCGCGAAGAAGACGACCAGCCACAGCAGGCCGGGCAGCAGGAGCAGGTACGGCGTCCAGCGACCCCGCCTGCGCGGCGGTCTCTTCTCCTTCTTCTCCGGGGCGGGCGCCAGGGGCGGCGCCTCGGTGGCCGTGGCCATCAGGCGACCTCACCCTCGACGGGCTCAGCGGGCTCGACGGTCTCGACGCCCGCGTCCGCATCCTGCGCGGCGTCCAGACCGAAGGTGTGCGCCGGGTTCCAGTGCAGGACGACCTCCGCGCCGGGCACCAGGCGGTCGTCGCGGTCGATGTTCTGGACGTAGACCTCGAACGCGGTGCAGACCGGGCTGTCGACGACGAACTGCGTGGAGACACCGATGAAGCTGGAGTCGGCGATCCGGCCGGTGATCCGGTTGCGCCCCTCGGGGATCCGTCCGGTGTCGTCCGCGTGGGCGAGGGAGATCTTCTCCGGGCGCACCCCCAGCAGCACCTTGCCGCCGGTCGTGGTGGGGCCGCTGTTGCGCGCCGAGGGCAGGACGAGTGTGCCGCCGCCCGCCTTCAGCACGAAGTCGTCGCCGGACCTGGAGTCGACGTCGGCCTCGATGAAGTTGGACGTGCCCAGGAAGTTGGCGACGAAGGTGGTGCGCGGGTTCTCGTACAGGTCGGTGGGCGGGCCGAGTTGCTCGACCCGGCCGGCGTTCATCACGGCGACCGTGTCGGCCATGGTCATGGCCTCCTCCTGGTCGTGCGTGACGTGCACGAAGGTGATGCCGACCTCGGTCTGGATGCGCTTGAGCTCCCGTTGCATCTGGCGGCGCAGTGTGAGGTCGAGGGCGCCGAGCGGCTCGTCGAGCAGCAGCACCCTGGGATGGTTGATCAGGGCGCGGGCCACCGCGACGCGCTGCTGCTGGCCGCCGGAGAGCTGGTGCGGCTTCTTGCGCGCCTGCTCGCCGAGCTGGACGAGCTCCAGCATCTCCTCGACCTGCTTCTTCACGCTCTTGATGCCGCGCCGGCGCAGGCCGAAGGCGACGTTCTCGAAGATGTCGAGGTGCGGGAAGAGGGCGTAGGACTGGAAGACGGTGTTCACCGGCCGCTTGTACGGCGGGAGCGCGGTGACGTCCTGGTCGCCGAGGTGGACGGTGCCCGCGGTGGGTTCCTCCAGGCCGGCGATCATCCGCAGGGTGGTGGTCTTGCCGCAGCCGGACGCGCCGAGCAGGGCGAAGAAGGAGCCCTGGGGCACGGTCAGGTCGAGGGGGTGTACGGCGGTGAAGTTCCCGTAGGTTTTGCCGATCTGCTTCAGTCGGACGTCGCCGTTGGTCTGTGTCGTCGTCTTCATCGTCGTCACGCCCCTGTGAGTTTCGCGAACTTCGCTTCGTAGGCCGCCTCTTCCTTGTCGCTCAGGGCTCGGAAGGAGTGGGTTCGGGCCGCTACGTCCTTGGTCGGGATGATCAGCGGGTTCTCCGCCGCCGACTTGTCGATCTTGGCGAGTTCCTCCTGCGCGCCGTCGACGGGACTCACGAAGGCGACGTAGGCGGAGAGCCGGGCCGCCTGCGGCGGCTGGTAGTAGAAGTCGATCAGCCGCTCGGCGTTGGCCTTGTGGCGGGCCTTGTTGGGGATGAGCAGGTTGTCGGTGGCCGTCACGAAACCGGCGTCCGGGATGACGTACCCGATGTCGTCGCTGTCCGCCTGGAGCTGGACGATGTCACCGCCCCAGGCGACACAGGCGGCGATGTCGCCCTTGGTCAGGTCGGACGTGTAGTCGTTGCCGGTGAAGCGGCGGATCTGCCCCTTGTCGACGGCCTTCTGCAGGCGGTCGATCGCCGCGTCGTACTCGTCGTCGGTGACCTTGGCCGGGTCCTTGCCCATGTCGAGCAGGGTCATGCCGATGCTGTCGCGCATCTCGGACAGGAAGGAGACCCGGCCCTTGAGCTTGGGGTTGTCCAGCAGGTCGGAGACCGACTTCACCTCGATGCCGTCGAGCGCCTTCTTGTTGTAGGCGACGACGGCCGAGACACCCTGCCAGGGGTAGGAGTAGGCACGCCCCGGGTCCCAGTCCGGGCTGCGGAACTGCCCGGAGAGGTTGGCGAAGGCGTGCGGCAGGTTCGCCGGGTCCAGTTTCTGGACCCAGCCCAGGCGGATCATCCGCGCGGCCAGCCAGTCGGTGAGGACGATCAGGTCGCGGCCGGTGTCCTGCCCGGCGGCGAGCTGCGGTTTGATCTTGCCGAAGAACTCGGTGTTGTCGTTGACGTCCTCGGTGTACTCGACCTTGACGCCGGTCTGCCGGGTGAACGTGTCGAGCGTGGGACGCTGCTTGCCGCTCTCGTCGACATCGATGTAGACGGGCCAGTTGGAGAAGTTGACGGTCTTCTCCTCGGCCGAACGGTCCTCGGCGGAGGTGCCGCCCTGGGTCCGGCCGGCAGCGGGGATGCCACAGGCGCTCAGCGCCCCGAGTCCGCCGGCCGCGAGCGCGCCGCCGGCGGAGGCGCGCAACAGGGACCGGCGGGTCAGTGCCGCCCGGCCGTTGCGGAAGCTGCGCCGCATGGCGGCCGTCTGGGCCGGGGAGAGGCGGTCGGGCTCGTACTGCTCCATGCGCGTGGTGCCCTTTCGGGAGAGGGGCCGCGGGTCGGGCGGCCCGGCTGCTATCGGTCCCCGAAGATCGTGCGGTGCCAGTCCTTGCGGACCACCGCCGTGTTGTCGAACATGACGTGCTTGATCTGGGTGTACTCCTCGAACGAGTACGCGGACATGTCCTTGCCGAAGCCGGACGCCTTGGAGCCGCCGTGCGGCATCTCGCTGATGATCGGGATGTGGTCGTTGATCCACACGCAGCCCGCCTTGATCTCGCGGGTGGCACGGCCCGTCCGGTACACGTCGCGGCTCCACGCGGAGGCGGCGAGCCCGTACGGCGTGTCGTTGGCAAGGGCGATGCCCTCGTCATCGGTGTCGAAGGGCAGGACGACGAGCACCGGCCCGAAGATCTCGGACTGCACGACCTCGCTGTCCTGCGGCGCGTCGGCGATCAGGGTGGGGCGGTAGTACGCGCCGTGCTTCAGGTCCCCCTCCGGGGCCTCACCGCCGGTCACCACCCGCGCGCAGGCGCGTGCCCGGTCGACGAATCCGGCCACGCGGTCGCGGTGGGCGTGCGAGATCAGCGGGCCGAGATCGGTGCCGGGAGCGAAGGGGTCGCCGAGCCGCACGGTCTCCATCAGCGCGGCCGTGCGCTCGACGAACGCCTCGTAGAGGGGCCGTTGCACGTACGCGCGGGTGGCGGCCGTGCAGTCCTGGCCGGTGTTGATGAGCGCGCCCGCGACCGCGCCGTTGACGGCGGCGTCGAGGTCGGCGTCGTCGAAGACGACGAAGGGGGCCTTGCCGCCGAGTTCGAGGTGGATGCGCTTGACGGTGGCGGTGGCGATCTCGGCGACCCGCCTGCCCACGGCGGTCGAGCCGGTGAAGGAGGTCATGGCGACGTCGGGATGACCGACGAGGTGTTCGCCCGCCTCCTTGCCGGTGCCGGTGACGATGTTGATCACGCCGTCCGGGATGCCCGCGTCGGTGGCGGCCCGCGCGAACAGGAGGGAGGTCAGCGGGGTGAGCTCGGCGGGCTTGAGGACAACGGTGTTGCCCGCCGCGATCGCCGGGAGGATCTTCCACGCGGCCATCTGGAGGGGGTAGTTCCAGGGCGCGATCGAGCCGACGACGCCGATGGGCTCGCGGCGGACGTAGGAGGTGTGGTCACCGGAGTACTCGCCGGCGGACTGGCCCTGCAGTTGCCGTGCGGCGCCGGCGAAGAAGGCGATGTTGTCGATCGTCCCCGGGACGTCGAACTCACGGCTCAGCTTGAGCGGCTTGCCGCACTGCAGGGACTCGGCGCGGGCGAAGTCCTCGGCGCGCTCGGCGACGACGGCTGCGAACCGGTGCAGGGCGTCGGAGCGCTCCCCGGGGGTGGCGCCGGCCCACGCCGGGAACGCCTCGCGCGCCGCGGCGACGGCCGCGTCCACGTCGTCGGTGCCGGCGAGCGCGTAGGTGTGGACCTCCTGCCCGGTGGCGGGGTCGACGACCGTGTGCGTACGGCCCGAGGTGCCCTTCGTCGAACGTCCCGCGATGAACTGCGCCCCGTCCGCGAACCGGTCCTGGGCCGGGAATCGTTCCGGGGTGGCGTTGCCCGGGTTGTGCATGTCGCTCTCCTCCGTCTCCCCGAGGGGGCGGCGTGGCTCCAGCTCGATTTGAGTGCCGATCCTGACAGAGCAATGGGACTCCAACAAGTGATTCCGTTGTTGCCTTTTGGTTACGCGACGGAATCTGTCGACCGGGCGTCGAGGGGCGGCGGAAAAGACAGGACGGGGTGTCAGTGATGCGTGCCAGA contains these protein-coding regions:
- a CDS encoding polyamine ABC transporter substrate-binding protein, with translation MEQYEPDRLSPAQTAAMRRSFRNGRAALTRRSLLRASAGGALAAGGLGALSACGIPAAGRTQGGTSAEDRSAEEKTVNFSNWPVYIDVDESGKQRPTLDTFTRQTGVKVEYTEDVNDNTEFFGKIKPQLAAGQDTGRDLIVLTDWLAARMIRLGWVQKLDPANLPHAFANLSGQFRSPDWDPGRAYSYPWQGVSAVVAYNKKALDGIEVKSVSDLLDNPKLKGRVSFLSEMRDSIGMTLLDMGKDPAKVTDDEYDAAIDRLQKAVDKGQIRRFTGNDYTSDLTKGDIAACVAWGGDIVQLQADSDDIGYVIPDAGFVTATDNLLIPNKARHKANAERLIDFYYQPPQAARLSAYVAFVSPVDGAQEELAKIDKSAAENPLIIPTKDVAARTHSFRALSDKEEAAYEAKFAKLTGA
- a CDS encoding ABC transporter permease, coding for MATATEAPPLAPAPEKKEKRPPRRRGRWTPYLLLLPGLLWLVVFFALPVIYQASTSVQTGSLEEGYRVTWNFAVYGDALSTYWPQFVRSVLYAASATVLCLLLGYPLAYLIAFRAGRWRNLIMILVIAPFFTSFLIRTLAWKTILADGGPVVDALNTLHVLDVTAWLGWTAGDRVLATPLAVVCGLTYNFLPFMILPLYTSLERIDPRLHEAANDLYARPSTTFRRVTFPLSMPGVVSGTLLTFIPATGDYINADLLGSTDTRMVGNVIQMQFLRVLDYPTAAALSFILMAAILVMVTLYIRRSGTEDLV
- a CDS encoding gamma-aminobutyraldehyde dehydrogenase, producing the protein MHNPGNATPERFPAQDRFADGAQFIAGRSTKGTSGRTHTVVDPATGQEVHTYALAGTDDVDAAVAAAREAFPAWAGATPGERSDALHRFAAVVAERAEDFARAESLQCGKPLKLSREFDVPGTIDNIAFFAGAARQLQGQSAGEYSGDHTSYVRREPIGVVGSIAPWNYPLQMAAWKILPAIAAGNTVVLKPAELTPLTSLLFARAATDAGIPDGVINIVTGTGKEAGEHLVGHPDVAMTSFTGSTAVGRRVAEIATATVKRIHLELGGKAPFVVFDDADLDAAVNGAVAGALINTGQDCTAATRAYVQRPLYEAFVERTAALMETVRLGDPFAPGTDLGPLISHAHRDRVAGFVDRARACARVVTGGEAPEGDLKHGAYYRPTLIADAPQDSEVVQSEIFGPVLVVLPFDTDDEGIALANDTPYGLAASAWSRDVYRTGRATREIKAGCVWINDHIPIISEMPHGGSKASGFGKDMSAYSFEEYTQIKHVMFDNTAVVRKDWHRTIFGDR
- a CDS encoding ABC transporter ATP-binding protein — protein: MKTTTQTNGDVRLKQIGKTYGNFTAVHPLDLTVPQGSFFALLGASGCGKTTTLRMIAGLEEPTAGTVHLGDQDVTALPPYKRPVNTVFQSYALFPHLDIFENVAFGLRRRGIKSVKKQVEEMLELVQLGEQARKKPHQLSGGQQQRVAVARALINHPRVLLLDEPLGALDLTLRRQMQRELKRIQTEVGITFVHVTHDQEEAMTMADTVAVMNAGRVEQLGPPTDLYENPRTTFVANFLGTSNFIEADVDSRSGDDFVLKAGGGTLVLPSARNSGPTTTGGKVLLGVRPEKISLAHADDTGRIPEGRNRITGRIADSSFIGVSTQFVVDSPVCTAFEVYVQNIDRDDRLVPGAEVVLHWNPAHTFGLDAAQDADAGVETVEPAEPVEGEVA